From Halotia branconii CENA392, the proteins below share one genomic window:
- a CDS encoding GNAT family N-acetyltransferase encodes MSQQTYLKVPFVWEEPKPLTEVPRRLSFEPVNAMLDNSLISVVARVMASSRDASHQKQVSEHEPHKAAEKFLNSASDGFSYQHDWWQFGINKNGDIVGFVLPVIFEKCAKEGKEEATIYDIGVLPEYRGLGFANDLLSQGTRILQNVGVWRIFCDTDVNNVRMISAFKRVGYRQYSEPYKRPI; translated from the coding sequence ATGAGTCAGCAAACTTATCTAAAAGTACCCTTTGTTTGGGAAGAACCTAAACCGTTGACTGAAGTTCCACGGCGTTTGAGTTTTGAGCCAGTGAACGCAATGCTCGACAATTCATTAATTTCAGTCGTTGCACGTGTGATGGCTTCATCAAGAGATGCAAGTCATCAGAAACAAGTTTCAGAACATGAGCCTCACAAGGCGGCTGAGAAATTTTTAAACTCGGCAAGCGATGGCTTCTCGTATCAACATGACTGGTGGCAGTTTGGAATCAATAAAAATGGGGACATTGTAGGGTTTGTGCTTCCGGTTATCTTTGAAAAATGCGCCAAAGAGGGCAAAGAAGAAGCAACAATCTACGACATCGGAGTTTTACCAGAGTATCGAGGGCTTGGTTTTGCAAACGATCTTTTATCACAAGGAACACGTATATTACAAAACGTAGGAGTTTGGCGAATATTTTGTGATACAGATGTGAATAACGTGCGGATGATTTCTGCGTTCAAACGAGTTGGGTATCGACAATACAGCGAACCTTATAAGCGTCCTATTTGA
- a CDS encoding zinc-binding dehydrogenase — MSAKTYRKLIAKQLSQDFKSAVEIVEIPIPQLAANQLLIQNKFAGINGGFDTLLCRGEVPYINLIPPFDLGVEAVGKVVAVGDNIQDFQIGDAVITTVRGGGYREYQVIDANLALKVPEATPELLTLMPTGVSALVALEQVGEMKSNEVVLVTAAAGGTGHIAVQLAKLSGNHVIGTCSTTAKMQLLEELGCDRIINYRIESIQEVLQQEYPQGINLIFECVGKQVFDTCLDNLAIRGRLITIGHIAEYAKKLEQVTQPRIYHQLMWKAASVRGFLMPHYQEYMTEARDRLLNLFYTDKLKVAVDQTSFHGLESIPTAVEYLLTGQNCGKVVVKF; from the coding sequence ATGAGTGCAAAAACCTATAGAAAATTAATTGCAAAACAACTTAGCCAAGATTTTAAATCTGCCGTCGAGATTGTCGAAATTCCTATTCCCCAACTTGCTGCTAACCAACTTTTAATTCAAAACAAATTTGCTGGGATTAACGGTGGCTTCGATACTTTACTTTGTCGGGGTGAGGTTCCATATATTAACTTAATTCCTCCCTTTGATTTGGGCGTGGAAGCAGTAGGAAAAGTTGTTGCTGTGGGTGACAATATTCAAGATTTTCAAATTGGTGATGCTGTTATAACTACAGTGCGTGGCGGTGGTTATCGAGAATATCAAGTTATTGATGCCAACTTAGCACTAAAAGTGCCGGAAGCTACACCAGAGTTGCTTACACTGATGCCTACAGGCGTATCAGCTCTAGTGGCACTTGAACAAGTCGGGGAAATGAAAAGTAATGAAGTAGTTTTAGTTACAGCCGCCGCCGGAGGAACTGGTCATATTGCGGTGCAGTTGGCAAAATTATCTGGGAATCATGTGATTGGGACTTGTAGCACCACAGCCAAGATGCAATTATTAGAAGAATTAGGGTGCGATCGCATCATCAACTATCGCATAGAAAGCATCCAGGAAGTCTTACAGCAAGAGTATCCCCAGGGAATTAACTTAATTTTTGAGTGTGTAGGTAAACAAGTATTTGACACCTGCCTAGATAATTTAGCAATTCGCGGACGTTTAATAACTATTGGTCACATTGCTGAATACGCCAAAAAGCTAGAACAAGTAACGCAACCTCGAATTTATCATCAACTAATGTGGAAAGCTGCATCAGTGCGAGGTTTTTTGATGCCCCACTATCAAGAATATATGACAGAGGCACGCGATCGCCTATTAAATTTGTTCTACACCGACAAACTCAAAGTTGCCGTTGATCAAACTTCCTTCCACGGATTAGAATCTATTCCTACTGCTGTCGAATACCTCCTAACTGGTCAAAATTGCGGCAAAGTTGTCGTGAAGTTTTAA
- a CDS encoding universal stress protein has protein sequence MFKTVLFPIDQSREAREAAEVVANIVQKYNSRLVLLSVVEEPSPEELSTGSMVSPEVVAKLLENAQTLFSQQDIPAEILEKQGKPAFTICDVADEIGADLIIMGCRGLGLTEEGATDSVTTRVINLSPCPVLIVP, from the coding sequence ATGTTCAAAACAGTCTTATTTCCAATTGATCAAAGCCGAGAAGCGCGGGAAGCTGCTGAGGTAGTTGCCAATATCGTGCAGAAGTACAACAGCCGCTTAGTACTGCTATCTGTAGTAGAAGAACCTTCTCCAGAGGAACTTAGTACAGGTTCGATGGTCTCACCAGAGGTAGTTGCCAAATTGCTGGAAAATGCCCAAACTTTATTTTCTCAGCAAGATATTCCAGCTGAGATTTTAGAAAAGCAAGGTAAACCAGCCTTTACTATCTGTGATGTTGCCGACGAAATTGGGGCAGATTTAATCATTATGGGTTGTCGGGGATTAGGTTTGACTGAAGAAGGCGCTACCGATAGCGTTACGACTCGCGTGATTAACCTTTCCCCTTGTCCAGTATTAATTGTGCCGTGA
- a CDS encoding bluetail domain-containing putative surface protein, translating into MTSTTTYTYDTNGNVISEKIDNNSDGIIDSVITYSYDLTFYTSDYNGDGKVDSVRTYTYDANGKQTSITRDDNGDGKPDSDQTSTYDANGKLISVTSDYNGDGIIDLVETYTYDANGNQISYSRDDNGDGKPDSVQTSTYNANGELISVTSDYNVDGIIDYVETYTYDVNGNQTSITRDTNGDGIIDYVATYTYDVNGNQTSITRDTNGDGIIDYVATYTYDANSNQTSYINDSNADGIPDYVETSTYDANSNLTSYTSDYNGDGIIDYVETFTYDADNNRTSYTTDSNADGIVDVSTYIYDANGKLTSVDVDNKNDGTVDSVSTYTYDTNGNRTSYIYDNKNDGIPDYVETYTYDANGNQTSYTSDDNGDGIVEFVETSIYDANGNVTFNNRYNRNDNGGGVNYVQTYTYGRASASYDFNNDGVIDAFGVYSYDLKGKLTSQKIDKNNDGIFDEVSAYSYDAKGKLIAQVVDKNNDGIGDEITTYNYDAKGKLTSADIDNNSDGIIDTVASYLYDTNGQLISKTTTEGNVPNITLNGGKGADKLTGRAGNDKISGKNGNDELFGLAGNDKLIGGKGNDTLHGGSGRDTLTGGCGTDKFVFSSLSDSLLSSYDKITDLNICRDKIDGLYAVNVANLVQLGTVASLNLSDIQHILTPTAFVAKGAATFTLGTGKEQQTFLALNDNTNGFSALTDAVIEISGYKGSLDKLAIA; encoded by the coding sequence ATGACCTCAACCACAACTTATACTTACGATACCAATGGCAACGTGATATCTGAAAAGATAGACAACAACAGTGATGGGATAATAGATTCAGTTATTACCTACTCCTATGACCTGACATTCTATACCTCTGACTACAACGGCGATGGTAAAGTTGATTCTGTCCGAACCTATACTTATGATGCTAACGGCAAACAGACCTCCATTACCCGTGACGACAACGGCGATGGTAAACCTGATTCTGACCAAACCTCTACTTACGATGCCAACGGAAAGTTAATATCTGTTACCTCTGATTACAATGGCGACGGCATAATTGATTTAGTCGAAACCTATACTTATGATGCGAACGGCAACCAGATATCCTATAGTCGTGACGACAACGGCGATGGTAAACCTGATTCTGTCCAAACCTCTACTTATAATGCCAACGGAGAGTTAATATCTGTTACCTCTGACTACAATGTCGACGGCATAATTGATTATGTCGAAACCTATACTTATGATGTCAACGGCAACCAGACATCCATTACCCGTGACACCAACGGCGACGGCATAATTGATTATGTCGCAACCTATACTTATGATGTCAACGGCAACCAGACATCCATTACCCGTGACACCAACGGCGACGGCATAATTGATTATGTCGCAACCTATACTTATGATGCCAACAGCAACCAGACATCCTACATTAATGACAGCAACGCCGACGGCATACCTGATTATGTCGAAACCTCTACTTATGATGCTAATAGCAACCTAACATCCTACACTAGTGACTATAATGGCGACGGTATAATTGATTATGTCGAAACCTTTACTTATGATGCCGACAACAACCGGACATCCTATACTACTGACAGCAACGCCGACGGCATAGTTGATGTATCTACCTATATTTATGATGCCAACGGCAAGCTAACATCCGTAGATGTTGACAACAAAAACGACGGCACAGTTGATTCTGTATCTACCTATACTTATGACACTAACGGCAACCGGACATCCTATATTTATGACAATAAGAACGATGGCATACCTGATTATGTCGAAACCTATACTTATGATGCCAACGGCAACCAGACATCCTACACTAGTGACGATAATGGCGACGGTATAGTTGAATTTGTCGAAACCTCTATTTATGATGCCAACGGCAACGTAACATTCAATAATCGTTACAATCGTAACGACAACGGCGGCGGCGTAAATTATGTCCAAACCTATACTTATGGACGTGCATCCGCCAGCTATGACTTCAATAATGATGGGGTAATTGATGCATTTGGCGTTTACAGCTACGATTTGAAGGGTAAGCTGACATCACAGAAAATTGACAAAAATAATGATGGAATCTTTGATGAAGTCAGCGCTTACAGTTACGATGCTAAGGGCAAACTGATTGCACAGGTAGTTGACAAAAATAATGATGGCATCGGTGACGAGATTACCACTTATAACTACGACGCTAAGGGCAAACTAACTTCCGCAGATATCGACAACAACAGTGATGGTATTATTGATACAGTTGCCAGTTATTTGTATGATACCAATGGTCAACTAATCAGCAAGACCACAACAGAGGGAAATGTGCCAAACATTACCTTAAATGGTGGTAAAGGTGCAGATAAACTCACTGGTAGAGCTGGTAACGATAAAATTTCTGGCAAAAATGGCAACGATGAACTCTTTGGGTTAGCCGGCAATGACAAATTAATTGGTGGCAAAGGTAATGATACTCTACACGGTGGCAGTGGACGTGATACCTTGACAGGCGGCTGTGGTACTGACAAATTTGTATTCAGTAGTCTGAGTGATTCCCTGCTTTCTAGTTATGATAAAATTACTGACTTGAACATTTGTCGAGATAAAATTGATGGGCTGTATGCAGTTAACGTGGCTAATTTAGTTCAACTTGGTACTGTTGCGAGTTTAAATCTTTCAGACATACAACATATATTGACTCCAACTGCTTTTGTGGCTAAAGGTGCGGCAACTTTTACCCTTGGTACAGGCAAGGAGCAACAGACTTTTCTGGCACTCAACGATAACACTAATGGATTCTCTGCCCTTACGGATGCCGTGATTGAGATTAGTGGCTATAAAGGCAGCTTGGATAAATTAGCGATCGCTTAA
- a CDS encoding ATP-binding response regulator, which produces MQVHLPTSMLQILLLEDDPVDHELIEATLKNNGIESNLIRVAYRQDFLKCLNTRLPDLILADYILPEFDGIAALELAKAICPEVPFILVSGVLGEEQAIDALKRGATDYVLKQRLERLIPAIQRTWRESQERQERQKVTKALKQTDDLLRAIVDASPVSIITLNRQQRVMTWNTTAEELYGWQAKAVIDHTLPLIPKAQQEYFDCCFSRTLENNRVSNQDFQHQKRDGSLIDVSLSLAPLHDADDNIYGVVMTTVDNTIRKQVEAQRLALLAQERAARTVAETANRVKDEFLAVLSHELRTPLNAIVGWIKLIQKGNLSPTILQRALDTIERNAAAQTQLIEDLLDISRIIRGQVSLNIQPVDVIALIQTTNDTLRPAAEAKSIQIKLDLVTPLDRILADPNRLQQVFWNLLSNAIKFTPPSGKVTVQINLIDSLLQIQVVDSGIGIAPDFLPYVFEYFRQADGSTTRSQGGLGLGLAITRHLVELHGGTIHVSSSGLGQGSTFTIILPMRVAQANNEFSQKQVESDLSLQGVKAIVVDDDIDARELMTFVLEQQGAKVKSAGNVQEALSLLNQFQPDVLISDIGMPDEDGYTFLQTIRSLPNYQLCNIPAVALTAYAREEDRQRALEVGYQTHLVKPFDPSEVITIIHQLAQHKLKS; this is translated from the coding sequence ATGCAAGTTCATTTGCCCACCTCTATGCTGCAAATCCTTTTACTAGAAGATGACCCAGTAGATCATGAACTAATTGAGGCGACATTAAAGAATAATGGAATTGAAAGTAATTTAATTCGCGTTGCCTATCGTCAAGACTTTCTAAAATGCTTAAATACGAGGCTTCCTGATCTCATTTTGGCAGATTATATTTTGCCTGAATTTGACGGTATAGCAGCACTAGAGTTGGCAAAAGCAATCTGCCCTGAAGTCCCTTTTATTCTTGTCTCTGGAGTCTTGGGTGAAGAGCAGGCAATTGACGCTTTAAAGCGAGGAGCAACAGATTATGTCTTGAAGCAACGTTTAGAACGGCTGATTCCGGCTATTCAAAGAACATGGCGGGAAAGTCAGGAACGTCAAGAACGACAGAAGGTTACGAAGGCGCTGAAACAAACAGATGATTTATTACGTGCAATTGTTGATGCATCCCCTGTAAGTATTATTACGCTGAATCGCCAGCAGCGAGTCATGACCTGGAATACAACCGCCGAAGAACTTTACGGTTGGCAGGCAAAAGCAGTGATTGATCATACCTTACCACTCATTCCCAAAGCACAGCAGGAGTACTTTGATTGCTGCTTCAGTCGTACTCTAGAAAATAATCGGGTTTCTAATCAAGATTTTCAACATCAAAAGCGAGATGGCAGTCTTATTGATGTGAGTTTATCGCTGGCTCCGTTGCACGACGCGGATGATAATATCTATGGGGTTGTGATGACAACGGTTGATAATACTATCCGTAAGCAGGTTGAAGCGCAGCGACTCGCCTTACTAGCACAAGAAAGAGCAGCTCGTACCGTTGCAGAAACAGCTAATCGAGTTAAAGATGAGTTTTTAGCAGTTCTTTCTCATGAGTTGCGTACACCTTTAAATGCCATTGTAGGCTGGATTAAACTAATCCAAAAGGGAAACCTCAGTCCAACAATTCTGCAACGAGCATTAGATACCATTGAGCGCAACGCTGCTGCCCAAACTCAGCTAATCGAAGACTTGCTTGATATTTCCCGTATTATTCGAGGACAAGTTAGTCTCAATATTCAGCCTGTTGATGTTATTGCATTAATCCAGACTACAAACGATACTCTGCGTCCGGCAGCAGAAGCAAAATCAATTCAAATTAAACTTGATTTGGTTACACCGCTTGATCGTATTTTGGCCGACCCCAACCGACTGCAACAAGTTTTTTGGAATTTACTATCGAATGCCATCAAGTTTACCCCCCCTTCAGGTAAAGTAACGGTTCAGATCAATTTGATTGATTCCCTTTTGCAAATTCAAGTAGTTGATTCTGGTATCGGTATTGCACCTGATTTTTTGCCTTATGTATTTGAGTATTTCCGGCAAGCAGATGGTTCAACTACGCGATCGCAGGGTGGTTTAGGTCTGGGACTCGCAATTACTCGTCATCTGGTTGAATTGCATGGGGGAACAATTCATGTTAGTAGTTCAGGATTAGGACAGGGTTCTACTTTTACTATCATCCTGCCAATGCGCGTCGCTCAAGCAAATAATGAGTTTAGCCAGAAACAGGTGGAGAGTGATTTAAGTTTGCAAGGAGTCAAAGCAATCGTCGTAGACGATGACATTGATGCACGAGAATTGATGACATTTGTTTTAGAACAACAAGGGGCAAAGGTCAAGAGTGCAGGAAATGTCCAAGAAGCATTAAGCCTTCTAAATCAGTTTCAACCCGATGTGCTGATCAGCGACATCGGGATGCCTGATGAAGACGGTTATACTTTCTTACAAACAATACGCTCTCTGCCTAATTACCAACTTTGTAACATTCCGGCTGTTGCACTTACAGCTTATGCTAGAGAGGAAGATCGTCAACGCGCTTTAGAGGTTGGGTATCAAACCCATCTAGTCAAGCCGTTCGATCCATCAGAAGTTATCACTATCATCCATCAATTGGCTCAACACAAACTAAAAAGCTAG
- a CDS encoding serine/threonine protein kinase, giving the protein MIGKLLDHRYQVIRVLATGGFGQTYIAQDTRRPGNPMCVVKHLKPTSSDPRVFETAKRLFNSEAETLEQLGNHDQIPRLLAYFDENQEFYLVQEYIEGHTLTEELTLGQQWNESQVMQLLQEVLSILEFVHRQGVIHRDIKPDNIIRRASDNKLVLVDFGAVKQLRSPLVTVGGQPTATVAIGTPGYMPTEQGQGKPRPNSDIYSLGIIAIQALTGVSAAQLQENPETGEILWQHLTHVNYRLAAVLTKMVRYHFKDRYQNATEALQACINATNPVVSASTPQESPHNHSYRPNTSLSQTSRQQTVAVAPANRGSIKPTRQNSTRPDPWPLLIGILLAGGAATLAANVFPNIKNLATSFTGNDNASANKCLAIVEGNSNIRSEPSAINSDNIVKTVGDNTKFEVTGQQTELGWIEIKLNSGRLAWAHKGVINNNEQWMSCLRDQGIATKIIDDNTLIAARPIPQPKPKSKNIVTPAPEPLETPTPNAETPEESQPNESSVKIVEKARQKYNSGDLIGAIALLRSVPASASSEIKETRKMIAEWQQEWSKADALFNDINQAIDDGKWDKVLDYKNHPEKLPDTKYWRNKIEPLFKQAAENVGKKAFSKSDQPENQNNSQQEFINNNQPDDKDNPNSTESSQSGF; this is encoded by the coding sequence ATGATCGGCAAGCTATTAGACCATCGTTACCAAGTAATCAGAGTCCTTGCTACGGGAGGATTTGGTCAAACTTACATCGCCCAAGATACTAGGCGACCAGGTAATCCGATGTGTGTGGTCAAGCACCTCAAGCCTACAAGTTCTGACCCTAGAGTGTTTGAAACTGCCAAGCGCCTATTTAACAGCGAAGCTGAAACCCTAGAACAACTAGGCAACCATGACCAGATTCCCCGATTGCTGGCTTATTTTGACGAAAATCAAGAATTTTATTTAGTTCAAGAATATATTGAAGGACATACTTTAACTGAAGAACTCACACTTGGTCAGCAGTGGAATGAAAGCCAAGTCATGCAATTGTTGCAAGAAGTTTTGAGTATTTTAGAATTTGTTCATCGTCAAGGTGTAATTCATCGTGACATCAAGCCAGATAATATTATTCGTCGCGCCTCTGACAATAAATTAGTTTTAGTAGATTTTGGAGCAGTTAAACAATTACGTTCGCCGCTAGTTACAGTTGGCGGACAACCAACTGCCACAGTAGCCATTGGTACTCCTGGCTATATGCCTACAGAACAAGGGCAAGGTAAACCCCGTCCTAACAGTGATATTTATTCCCTTGGCATCATTGCTATTCAAGCACTTACAGGAGTATCGGCAGCTCAATTGCAAGAAAATCCTGAAACAGGCGAGATTCTCTGGCAGCATTTGACACATGTGAACTATCGATTGGCAGCAGTGTTGACTAAGATGGTGCGTTATCACTTCAAAGACCGCTACCAAAATGCAACTGAAGCATTGCAAGCATGTATCAACGCGACTAATCCGGTGGTAAGTGCTTCTACACCTCAAGAATCTCCTCACAATCATAGTTACAGACCAAATACATCTTTATCCCAAACGTCTCGACAACAAACTGTTGCAGTTGCGCCAGCCAATCGTGGAAGTATCAAACCTACTCGTCAAAACTCTACTAGACCCGATCCGTGGCCGTTGTTGATAGGGATATTATTAGCGGGCGGTGCGGCTACTTTGGCAGCAAATGTGTTTCCAAATATCAAAAATCTTGCTACTAGTTTTACAGGCAATGATAACGCCTCAGCAAATAAGTGTTTGGCTATTGTTGAAGGCAATTCCAATATCCGTTCTGAACCTAGTGCGATTAATTCTGACAACATAGTTAAAACTGTTGGTGATAACACCAAATTTGAAGTGACTGGTCAGCAAACAGAATTGGGATGGATAGAAATTAAACTTAATTCTGGTCGTTTGGCTTGGGCGCACAAAGGAGTAATTAATAATAACGAACAATGGATGTCTTGCTTACGCGATCAAGGGATTGCAACAAAGATAATAGATGATAATACTTTGATTGCGGCTCGACCAATTCCCCAGCCTAAACCAAAGTCTAAAAATATAGTAACTCCAGCGCCGGAACCATTAGAGACACCAACGCCCAATGCTGAAACACCAGAAGAATCGCAGCCTAATGAAAGTAGTGTCAAGATTGTAGAAAAAGCCAGACAAAAGTATAATTCAGGAGATTTAATCGGAGCGATCGCTCTACTAAGATCAGTTCCGGCAAGTGCTTCTTCTGAAATTAAAGAAACACGTAAAATGATTGCCGAATGGCAACAAGAATGGTCGAAAGCAGATGCTCTATTTAATGATATAAATCAAGCAATAGACGATGGTAAATGGGACAAAGTTTTAGATTATAAAAATCACCCCGAAAAGTTACCTGATACTAAGTACTGGCGAAATAAAATAGAACCATTATTTAAACAAGCCGCTGAAAATGTGGGAAAAAAAGCATTTTCAAAGAGTGATCAGCCAGAAAATCAAAATAATTCCCAACAAGAATTTATCAATAATAACCAACCAGACGATAAAGATAATCCTAATTCCACAGAATCTTCTCAAAGCGGTTTTTAA
- a CDS encoding phosphoglycerate kinase produces the protein MSKKTLANLSASDVSGKRALVRVDFNVPLDDQGKITDDTRIRAALPTIQDLTQKGAKVILASHFGRPKGVDDKLRLTPVAKRLSELLGQEVIKTDDCIGDETAAKVGALQNGQVLLLENVRFYKEEEKNDPEFAKKLAANADFYVNDAFGTAHRAHASTEGVTHNLSPSVGGYLIEKELQYLQNAIENPQRPLAAIIGGSKVSSKIGVIETLLEKCDKLIIGGGMIFTFYKARGLNVGKSLVEEDKLELAKSLEAKAKERGVALLLPTDVVVADNFAPDANSQTVSIESIPDGWMGLDIGPDSVKVFQEALADCKTVIWNGPMGVFEFDKFAVGTEAIAHTLAEISKTGTTTIIGGGDSVAAVEKVGLADQMSHISTGGGASLELLEGKVLPGIAALDEA, from the coding sequence GTGTCCAAAAAAACTTTAGCAAATTTATCTGCAAGTGATGTCTCTGGTAAACGCGCCTTAGTCCGGGTTGACTTTAATGTGCCTTTGGATGACCAAGGCAAGATCACAGACGATACTCGGATTCGCGCTGCTTTGCCAACTATCCAAGATTTAACGCAGAAGGGAGCTAAGGTCATTTTAGCCAGCCATTTTGGTCGTCCCAAGGGTGTGGATGATAAATTACGCCTGACCCCGGTTGCTAAGCGTCTTTCTGAGTTGTTAGGGCAAGAAGTCATTAAAACTGATGACTGTATTGGCGATGAGACTGCTGCTAAAGTAGGGGCGTTGCAAAATGGCCAAGTGCTGTTATTAGAAAATGTTCGTTTTTACAAAGAAGAAGAGAAAAACGACCCAGAATTTGCTAAAAAATTGGCAGCAAATGCTGATTTTTATGTAAATGACGCTTTTGGTACTGCACACCGCGCCCATGCTTCTACTGAAGGTGTAACTCACAACCTGAGTCCCTCTGTTGGTGGATATTTGATTGAAAAAGAATTGCAGTATTTGCAAAATGCGATCGAAAATCCCCAACGTCCTTTGGCAGCAATTATCGGCGGTTCCAAAGTTTCCAGTAAGATTGGCGTGATTGAAACGTTGCTGGAGAAATGCGACAAACTCATCATCGGTGGCGGGATGATTTTCACATTTTATAAAGCCCGTGGCTTGAATGTTGGTAAGTCTTTGGTAGAAGAAGACAAACTAGAACTAGCTAAGTCTTTGGAAGCCAAGGCTAAAGAACGTGGTGTTGCTTTATTGCTGCCTACAGATGTAGTAGTAGCAGATAACTTTGCCCCCGATGCTAACTCTCAAACCGTTAGCATTGAAAGCATTCCTGATGGTTGGATGGGTTTAGATATTGGCCCTGATTCTGTAAAAGTTTTTCAAGAAGCCTTGGCTGATTGCAAAACAGTAATTTGGAACGGGCCAATGGGTGTGTTTGAGTTTGATAAATTTGCAGTAGGTACTGAAGCGATCGCTCATACTTTAGCTGAAATTAGTAAAACTGGCACAACCACGATCATCGGTGGTGGTGACTCAGTGGCGGCTGTAGAAAAGGTCGGTTTAGCCGATCAAATGAGCCACATCTCTACCGGCGGCGGCGCTAGCTTGGAGTTACTAGAAGGTAAAGTACTGCCTGGAATTGCAGCGCTAGATGAAGCGTAG
- a CDS encoding phosphate/phosphite/phosphonate ABC transporter substrate-binding protein, whose product MSGKFPRRLFILQLLCWLVAGCQSTPKSEGVLTIGVLNYDGDEQIINRYAKFNNYLAEKTKARVRLEPTFNENKAIERLESQAWSLVFAPPGLAAVAIARYEYKPVFPLEGVNNLRSVLVVRKDSPIQELKQLQGKTIALGQRGSVTGYYLPLYNLYGLTLADILSAPTPKTVLEWVAEGKAAAGAVSVAELNFYSPQLQQAQFRILYTDPHYVPPGVVLIRSTIKPNRQKHIRQVMSEFPAVLAQEVGYVPNGQVPDYKYMIDVVERVKLITPQLENKPVRLF is encoded by the coding sequence ATGTCTGGGAAATTTCCACGTCGTTTGTTTATTTTACAGTTGCTATGTTGGCTCGTTGCTGGCTGCCAATCAACACCAAAATCTGAAGGTGTGTTAACTATTGGTGTCCTCAATTATGATGGGGATGAACAGATAATTAATCGATATGCTAAATTTAATAATTACTTAGCTGAAAAGACAAAAGCACGCGTTCGGCTAGAGCCTACTTTTAATGAGAATAAAGCAATTGAGCGCTTAGAATCTCAAGCTTGGTCATTAGTATTTGCACCGCCAGGGTTAGCGGCTGTAGCGATCGCTCGTTACGAATATAAACCTGTGTTTCCATTAGAAGGTGTCAATAATTTGCGTTCAGTATTAGTCGTTCGCAAAGATAGTCCGATTCAGGAATTAAAACAGCTACAAGGTAAAACCATTGCTTTAGGTCAACGAGGTTCAGTCACAGGATATTATTTACCTCTTTACAACCTTTATGGGTTAACACTAGCTGATATATTGTCTGCACCTACACCTAAAACCGTTTTGGAATGGGTAGCTGAGGGAAAAGCTGCGGCTGGCGCTGTTTCAGTAGCAGAATTGAATTTCTACAGTCCACAGTTGCAACAGGCTCAGTTTCGCATACTCTATACAGATCCTCACTACGTTCCACCCGGTGTAGTTTTGATTCGATCGACTATTAAACCCAACCGTCAAAAACATATCCGCCAAGTCATGAGTGAATTTCCTGCGGTTTTGGCTCAAGAAGTAGGGTACGTACCCAATGGGCAAGTACCTGATTATAAATACATGATCGATGTAGTGGAACGAGTAAAATTAATTACCCCCCAATTGGAAAATAAGCCGGTTCGCTTATTTTGA